A portion of the Camelus ferus isolate YT-003-E chromosome 16, BCGSAC_Cfer_1.0, whole genome shotgun sequence genome contains these proteins:
- the FTSJ3 gene encoding pre-rRNA 2'-O-ribose RNA methyltransferase FTSJ3 isoform X2 produces MGKKGKVGKSRRDKFYHLAKETGYRSRSAFKLIQLNRRFQFLQKARALLDLCAAPGGWLQVAAKFMPVSSLIVGVDLVPIKPIPNVITLQEDITTERCRQALRKELKTWKVDVVLNDGAPNVGASWVHDAYSQAHLTLMALRLACDFLGRGGCFITKVFRSRDYQPLLWIFQQLFRHVQATKPQASRHESAEIFVVCQGFLAPDKVDSKFFDPKFAFKEVEVQAKTVTELVTKKKPKAEGYAEGDLTLYHRTTVTDFLRAANPVDFLSKASEISLDDDELARHPATTEDIRVCCQDIKVLGRKELRCLLNWRTKLRRHVAKKLKEQAKAMDISLSSGEEEEEGDEEESTAGTGHQPSKEEEEEEQLNRTLAEMKAQEVAELKRKKKKLLREQRKQRERVELKMDLPGVSIADEGDTGMFSLRTIRGHQLLEEVTQGDMSAADTFLSDLPRDDIYISDAEEEDASLDSDLDPEELAGVREPQSLKEQKCVRFAEAEDDKQEEEEENPLLVPLEEKAVLQEEQASLWFSKDGFSGMEDDADEALEISQAQLLYESRRKGQQPPPPPSSVQTERKPPPCQETLKEAEAPSETEAATGPGGEERDGSSDSDSSSSEDEDSWKPHRRKKRSRGPKSDDDDGFEVVPIEDPVKHRILDPEGLALGAIIASSKKAKRDLIDNSFSRYTFNEDEGELPEWFVQEEKQHRIRQLPIDKKEVEYYRKRWREINARPIKKVAEAKARKKRRMLKKLEQTKRKAEAVVNTVDISEREKVAQLRR; encoded by the exons ATGGGCAAGAAGGGCAAAGTCGGGAAGAGCCGGCGGGACAAGTTCTATCACTTGGCGAAGGAGACTG GTTACCGTTCCCGCTCTGCTTTCAAGTTGATCCAGCTGAATCGCCGCTTTCAGTTTCTGCAGAAAGCTCGAGCCTTGCTGGACCTGTGCGCTGCACCAGGTGGATG gCTGCAGGTGGCTGCCAAGTTTATGCCTGTATCCAGCCTTATTGTGG GAGTGGATCTGGTTCCAATCAAGCCTATTCCCAATGTGATAACACTCCAGGAGGACATTACAACAGAACGCTGTAGACAG GCCCTGAGGAAGGAGCTGAAGACCTGGAAAGTTGATGTTGTGCTCAACGACGGGGCCCCCAACGTGGGAGCTAGCTGGGTCCACGATGCTTATTCACAAG CCCATTTGACATTGATGGCTCTGCGTTTGGCTTGTGATTTTCTGGGCCGTGGTGGCTGCTTCATCACAAAGGTCTTCCGTTCCCGTGACTATCAGCCCTTATTGTGGATCTTCCAGCAGCTGTTCCGCCATGTCCAAGCCACCAAGCCACAAGCCTCTCGCCATGAATCTGCAGAGATCTTCGTGGTCTGCCAGG GATTCCTGGCTCCTGACAAGGTTGACAGTAAATTCTTTGATCCCAAATTTGCCTTCAAGGAGGTTGAAGTCCAGGCCAAGACTGTTACTGAATTGGTGACTAAGAAGAAGCCAAAG GCTGAAGGCTATGCTGAGGGCGACCTTACTCTCTACCACCGAACCACAGTCACTGACTTCCTCCGAGCTGCCAACCCTGTTGACTTCCTCTCCAAAGCCAGCGAA ATCTCGCTTGATGATGACGAGTTGGCACGGCATCCAGCTACCACTGAGGACATACGGGTGTGCTGTCAGGATATCAAAGTGCTGGGGCGCAAGGAGCTTAG GTGCCTCCTGAACTGGAGAACGAAGCTTCGGCGACATGTGGCCAAGAAGCTGAAAGAACAAGCAAAGGCAATGGACATCAG CCTCagctctggggaggaagaggaagaaggtgatGAAGAGGAGTCAACAGCTGGGACTGGGCATCAGCCCtctaaggaggaggaggaggaggaacaacTGAACCGGACCCTGGCAGAGATGAAGGCCCAGGAGGTGGCAGAACTGAAGAG gaagaaaaagaagctgcTCCGTGAGCAGAGAAAACAGCGGGAGCGTGTGGAGCTGAAGATGGACCTTCCTGGGGTTTCCATCGCAGACGAGGGGGACACAGGCATGTTCTCCCTGCGCACCATCCGGGGTCACCAG TTGTTAGAGGAGGTAACACAAGGGGACATGAGTGCTGCAGACACGTTTCTGTCTGATCTGCCAAGAGATGACATCTACATATCCGATGCTGAGGAGGAAGATGCATCTCTGGATAGTGACCTGGATCCAGAGGAGCTGGCAGGAGTCAGAGAACCTCAGAGTCTAAAGGAGCAAAAGTG TGTACGATTTGCTGAAGCAGAAGATGAtaaacaggaagaggaagaagagaatccACTGCTGGTTCCATTGGAGGAAAAGGCAGTACTGCAGGAAGAACAAGCCAGCCTGTGGTTCTCAAAG GACGGCTTCAGTGGGATGGAGGATGATGCCGATGAGGCCCTGGAGATCAGTCAGGCCCAGCTGTTGTATGAGAGCCGTCGGAAGGGGcagcagccaccaccaccaccttccagTGTGCAGACTGAGAGGAAACCTCCTCCGTGCCAGGAGACCCTTAAGGAGGCAGAGGCTCCTTCAGAAACAGAGGCTGCCACTGGCcctggaggggaagagagagatggcAGCTCTGACAGTGACAGCAGTAGCAGTGAGGACGAAGATAG CTGGAAACCACACCGCAGGAAGAAGCGAAGCCGCGGGCCCAAGTCAGATGACGATGATGGGTTTGAGGTTGTGCCTATCGAGGACCCGG TGAAACATCGGATACTGGACCCTGAAGGCCTTGCTCTAGGTGCTATTATTGCTTCTTCCAAAAAAGCCAAGAGGGACCTTATAGATAACTCCTTCAGCCG GTACACATTTAACGAGGATGAAGGGGAGCTTCCAGAGTGGTTTGTGCAGGAGGAAAAGCAGCACCGCATACGTCAATTGCCAATTGATAAGAAGGAAGTGGAGTATTACCGGAAACGGTGGCGGGAAATAAATGCACGTCCCATCAAAAAAGTGGCTGAAGCTAAGGCCAGAAAGAAACGGAGG ATGCTGAAGAAGCTGGAGCAAACCAAGAGGAAGGCAGAAGCTGTGGTCAACACAGTGGACATCTCAGAACGGGAGAAAGTGGCACAGCTCCgaaggtga
- the FTSJ3 gene encoding pre-rRNA 2'-O-ribose RNA methyltransferase FTSJ3 isoform X1 has product MGKKGKVGKSRRDKFYHLAKETGYRSRSAFKLIQLNRRFQFLQKARALLDLCAAPGGWLQVAAKFMPVSSLIVGVDLVPIKPIPNVITLQEDITTERCRQALRKELKTWKVDVVLNDGAPNVGASWVHDAYSQAHLTLMALRLACDFLGRGGCFITKVFRSRDYQPLLWIFQQLFRHVQATKPQASRHESAEIFVVCQGFLAPDKVDSKFFDPKFAFKEVEVQAKTVTELVTKKKPKAEGYAEGDLTLYHRTTVTDFLRAANPVDFLSKASEISLDDDELARHPATTEDIRVCCQDIKVLGRKELRCLLNWRTKLRRHVAKKLKEQAKAMDISLSSGEEEEEGDEEESTAGTGHQPSKEEEEEEQLNRTLAEMKAQEVAELKRKKKKLLREQRKQRERVELKMDLPGVSIADEGDTGMFSLRTIRGHQLLEEVTQGDMSAADTFLSDLPRDDIYISDAEEEDASLDSDLDPEELAGVREPQSLKEQKCVRFAEAEDDKQEEEEENPLLVPLEEKAVLQEEQASLWFSKDGFSGMEDDADEALEISQAQLLYESRRKGQQPPPPPSSVQTERKPPPCQETLKEAEAPSETEAATGPGGEERDGSSDSDSSSSEDEDSWKPHRRKKRSRGPKSDDDDGFEVVPIEDPVKHRILDPEGLALGAIIASSKKAKRDLIDNSFSRYTFNEDEGELPEWFVQEEKQHRIRQLPIDKKEVEYYRKRWREINARPIKKVAEAKARKKRRMLKKLEQTKRKAEAVVNTVDISEREKVAQLRSLYKKAGLGKEKRQVTYVVAKKGVGRKVRRPAGVRGHFKVVDSRMKKDQRAQQRKEQKKKHRRK; this is encoded by the exons ATGGGCAAGAAGGGCAAAGTCGGGAAGAGCCGGCGGGACAAGTTCTATCACTTGGCGAAGGAGACTG GTTACCGTTCCCGCTCTGCTTTCAAGTTGATCCAGCTGAATCGCCGCTTTCAGTTTCTGCAGAAAGCTCGAGCCTTGCTGGACCTGTGCGCTGCACCAGGTGGATG gCTGCAGGTGGCTGCCAAGTTTATGCCTGTATCCAGCCTTATTGTGG GAGTGGATCTGGTTCCAATCAAGCCTATTCCCAATGTGATAACACTCCAGGAGGACATTACAACAGAACGCTGTAGACAG GCCCTGAGGAAGGAGCTGAAGACCTGGAAAGTTGATGTTGTGCTCAACGACGGGGCCCCCAACGTGGGAGCTAGCTGGGTCCACGATGCTTATTCACAAG CCCATTTGACATTGATGGCTCTGCGTTTGGCTTGTGATTTTCTGGGCCGTGGTGGCTGCTTCATCACAAAGGTCTTCCGTTCCCGTGACTATCAGCCCTTATTGTGGATCTTCCAGCAGCTGTTCCGCCATGTCCAAGCCACCAAGCCACAAGCCTCTCGCCATGAATCTGCAGAGATCTTCGTGGTCTGCCAGG GATTCCTGGCTCCTGACAAGGTTGACAGTAAATTCTTTGATCCCAAATTTGCCTTCAAGGAGGTTGAAGTCCAGGCCAAGACTGTTACTGAATTGGTGACTAAGAAGAAGCCAAAG GCTGAAGGCTATGCTGAGGGCGACCTTACTCTCTACCACCGAACCACAGTCACTGACTTCCTCCGAGCTGCCAACCCTGTTGACTTCCTCTCCAAAGCCAGCGAA ATCTCGCTTGATGATGACGAGTTGGCACGGCATCCAGCTACCACTGAGGACATACGGGTGTGCTGTCAGGATATCAAAGTGCTGGGGCGCAAGGAGCTTAG GTGCCTCCTGAACTGGAGAACGAAGCTTCGGCGACATGTGGCCAAGAAGCTGAAAGAACAAGCAAAGGCAATGGACATCAG CCTCagctctggggaggaagaggaagaaggtgatGAAGAGGAGTCAACAGCTGGGACTGGGCATCAGCCCtctaaggaggaggaggaggaggaacaacTGAACCGGACCCTGGCAGAGATGAAGGCCCAGGAGGTGGCAGAACTGAAGAG gaagaaaaagaagctgcTCCGTGAGCAGAGAAAACAGCGGGAGCGTGTGGAGCTGAAGATGGACCTTCCTGGGGTTTCCATCGCAGACGAGGGGGACACAGGCATGTTCTCCCTGCGCACCATCCGGGGTCACCAG TTGTTAGAGGAGGTAACACAAGGGGACATGAGTGCTGCAGACACGTTTCTGTCTGATCTGCCAAGAGATGACATCTACATATCCGATGCTGAGGAGGAAGATGCATCTCTGGATAGTGACCTGGATCCAGAGGAGCTGGCAGGAGTCAGAGAACCTCAGAGTCTAAAGGAGCAAAAGTG TGTACGATTTGCTGAAGCAGAAGATGAtaaacaggaagaggaagaagagaatccACTGCTGGTTCCATTGGAGGAAAAGGCAGTACTGCAGGAAGAACAAGCCAGCCTGTGGTTCTCAAAG GACGGCTTCAGTGGGATGGAGGATGATGCCGATGAGGCCCTGGAGATCAGTCAGGCCCAGCTGTTGTATGAGAGCCGTCGGAAGGGGcagcagccaccaccaccaccttccagTGTGCAGACTGAGAGGAAACCTCCTCCGTGCCAGGAGACCCTTAAGGAGGCAGAGGCTCCTTCAGAAACAGAGGCTGCCACTGGCcctggaggggaagagagagatggcAGCTCTGACAGTGACAGCAGTAGCAGTGAGGACGAAGATAG CTGGAAACCACACCGCAGGAAGAAGCGAAGCCGCGGGCCCAAGTCAGATGACGATGATGGGTTTGAGGTTGTGCCTATCGAGGACCCGG TGAAACATCGGATACTGGACCCTGAAGGCCTTGCTCTAGGTGCTATTATTGCTTCTTCCAAAAAAGCCAAGAGGGACCTTATAGATAACTCCTTCAGCCG GTACACATTTAACGAGGATGAAGGGGAGCTTCCAGAGTGGTTTGTGCAGGAGGAAAAGCAGCACCGCATACGTCAATTGCCAATTGATAAGAAGGAAGTGGAGTATTACCGGAAACGGTGGCGGGAAATAAATGCACGTCCCATCAAAAAAGTGGCTGAAGCTAAGGCCAGAAAGAAACGGAGG ATGCTGAAGAAGCTGGAGCAAACCAAGAGGAAGGCAGAAGCTGTGGTCAACACAGTGGACATCTCAGAACGGGAGAAAGTGGCACAGCTCCgaag TCTCTACAAGAAGGCTGGGCTCGGAAAGGAGAAACGCCAAGTCACCTATGTTGTAGCCAAAAAAGGTGTGGGCCGCAAAGTGCGCCGGCCAGCTGGGGTCAGAGGTCACTTCAAGGTGGTGGACTCGAGGATGAAGAAGGACCAAAGAGCACAGCAACGGAAGGAGCAAAAGAAGAAGCACAGGCGGAAGTGA